The Methanopyrus kandleri AV19 DNA segment ATCACCACGGAGATCGGGGCGTAGAGGAGCCCTAACAGGACCCCGGTCACCGCGATTACCGGAGTCAGGATCAAGCGTCTATCCCCCGGTGATGAGGAGAGGGCCTGGACGCCGACTGAGGGATGACGACAACGGCCGTCGCCGACCGTTTCTCTCTTAAGTCTTCGTAGGCCGACCCTTCCGGGGGATACCCCGCGTGTTCGTGGCGAAGTACCTGGGTTCGGCCCGTTACTCGGAGCTCGACGAAGAACTGAAGGACTTCGCACGGTTAAAGGCACACTTGGCCGGTGTGGACTTGAACAGGGACCCTGAACTGATGATATTCAACGTGGAGGGCACGAGCAGTTACTACATAGTGTTTCTCGAGGAGGTAGAATCCGAAGAGGACGTCGAACGCCTGTTAAGGGAGGATATGGGGGCGGAGCTATCACGGGATTCGAAGGCGTCGGTGAGGAGAGTGCTGAACCGCTGAAGGCCCAATGGGTCGCCCTGAACGAGGTAGTGAGCGAGCTTCGAGCACGGGGAGAAGAGGTGCCGGGAGAAGTCCTCGAGAACTTGCGGACGGCGCGAGTAATCCTCCATCATTACGAGTTCGACCCTCACACATCCGCCAGGACTCTGGGGAAGGCCCACAAGTACCTGGATAGGGCTCAGCGGGCGCTCGCCAGGATCTGTGAGTCCCATCCGGATCTACTGGATAAGTTGGTGGAGTGGCCGAAGCGCGTGAAGGAGCTGGCCGCGAGGTTCCGGGAGGACACCGCCCGCTCTAAGTTCGAGCCGATGCCCAATCGACCGGTTCCCAGGGCCGGTGACGGGTTCGCCCGTGTGAGGCTCCCGGAACCTATCGAAGTCGAGAGGCTTCAGGACGTGTGTGAGTTCGCGGGAGTGATAGTCGAGATGAAGGAGGTAGACGTAGTGGAGGTATTCGGGGACAGGGACCGCGTCGGGACGGCGCTCAAGGAACTCAGAGAGCTGCCGGAATCTTGGAAGAAGATGCTCGAGAAACGCAAGAGCAATGAATAAGTAAAGATCGACGGACGGTCCCGCTGATCGCACGACCGGGGTGATGCGCTCGTGATCGGTATCGCGACGGCTGACTTCCACGGGGACGTGGAGAAGGCGGAGCAGGTCGCGGAAAAGGCCGCCGACGAGGATGCCGACGTTATTTTCGTAGCGGGAGACGTGTCCGACTTCAACTTGGAGGATCCCGCACAGGTAGCTGAGGAGATCGTGGATGTGCTGAAGGAGCACGGCCAGGAGATCATGGCCGTGCCCGGTAACTGCGACACTCCGGAAGTCGTCAGAGTCCTCGATACCAGCGGGGTCTCGGTACACCTGAAGGTCAAACACATCGGTCGCTACGACGTGGTCGGGATGGGTGGGTCCAACCCGACGCCGTTCGATACGCCGCTGGAGTTCGAGGAAGACGTCATCGAGTCGAGGCTCAGGGAACTCATGAACTCGACCGATGAGCCGGTGATACTTCTGACGCACGCACCCCCGAAGGATACGGCGGTGGACAAGGTCGAGGCCGGTGACCACGTGGGCAGTGAGGCGATCCGAAAGATCGTGGAGGAGTTCCAGCCCAAGCTTCACATCTGCGCGCACATCCACGAGGCGGCGGGCGAGGACGAGCTCGGTAACACCCGGGTGATCAACCCCGGCCCGGGCGGTACGGTGGTAGTCGAGCTGTGAAGGTCAACCCGAAATTTCCTTGGGAACGAGAGGTGATCGAATTCGTCCGGACGGAGATGTCCGAGGTTTCACCTTCCCACGACTTCGAACACGTGAAGCGCGTAGTGGGGCTCTGCGAGTTCATCAGGCGCAAGGAAGGAGGAGATCCGGAGATACTCCGCGCGGCCGCCTGGTTACACGATATTGGAAGGCCGGCGGAGGAGCGATCGGGTGAAGACCACGCGGAGGTCAGCGCCGAAATAGCGGAAGATCTCCTCCCCCGCGTGGGATTTCCCTCGGACAAGCTAGGGGAGGTAACACACGCGATCCGAGCTCATCGCTTCTCCACGGGACCCGAGCCGCAGACTTTAGAAGCCAAGATACTTCAGGACGCGGACAACCTCGACGCCCTGGGAGCCATGGGGATAGCCCGATGTTTCTGCGCGGTCGGAGAGCGGGGGACATCGCTGGAATCCGGTGTGGAGCACTTCCACGAAAAGCTACTCCGATTACCGGAGTTGATGCACACTGAAACGGCCCGCCGATTGGCGGAGGAGAGAAGGCGAAGGATGGTACTGTTTCTGGAGTGGCTGGAGAAGGAGTGGCGGATGAGGAGTTAGGGGTCGGCCGACGGGAGGATGGGGATGACGGGGTTTACCCGACGCCTCCGCGACTTTTTTAAGACTATCGAATCCGGCGTCCGGGGGTGTTCTCGTGGCGGACGACGAGGTGAAACCAATCGTCCGGATAGCCGATGTCGACCTTGACGGGCATAAAAAGGTCCCGTACGCGCTCACCGGAATCAAAGGTATCGGGATCCGGATGGCCTACGCGATCTGCCGGGAGCTAGGCCTCGACGAGGAGAAGAAGCTCGGAGAGCTCTCCGACGAGGAGATCGAGCGCATCGAGGAGGAGATCAAGAAGCTATCGGAAGGAGAGTCCAACATCCCCTCCTGGATGTACAACCGCCAGAAGGACTACGAAACGGGCGAAGATATGCACTTGGTCGGCGCGGAACTCGAGATGACGGTGAAGCAAGACATCGATCGGTTGAAGAAGATCCGCGCCTACCGTGGTATACGCCACGAGCTGGGACTCCCGGTCCGCGGTCAGCGTACGAAGTCCTCGTTCCGCCGCGGTAGGACCGTGGGTGTGAAGAAGAAGCAGTAGGGGGTAAAACAGGATGGGTGACCCCAAGAGGCCCCGTAAGAAGTACGAGACTCCCAGACATCCGTGGGAAGCCGAGCGACTGGAGTACGAGCGGAAGCTGATGCGCAAGTACGGACTGCGGCGTAAGAAGGAGCTATGGCGCCACCAGACGCAGCTCAAGCGGTGGCGTGAGAGAGCCAAAGAGCTCATGGCGAGGACGGACCCCGAAGCGCAGCGTGAGCGGGAAGCCCTCTTCCGTAAGCTGTACGATCTGGGTATCTTGGACAAGAAGCCCGAGGAAGCCACACTGGACGACATCCTCAGGCTGACCGTAGAGGACGTTTTAGAGCGTCGTCTTCAGACGATCGTGTACCGAAAGGGCCTCGCCAAGACCCCGCTGCAGGCCAGGCAGCTCGTTGTGCACCGTCATATCGCGATAGGTGACCGGATCGTTACCGTCCCGAGCTACTTAGTGTCTCGCGAGGAGGAAGAGGAAGTAGACTACTCCCCGTACTCCCCGCTCAAGGATGAGGACCACCCGATCAGGTGCGAGGCACGAGGTGAGTCACCAGAAGAAACCGCGGCTGAGGAGTAAAATTCGGGGGTTGACGAATGGCCGAGAAGGAGGGTAAGAAGGAGAAGAAAGAGCGGTGGGGAATCGCCCACATCTACGCCTCCTTCAACAACACGATCATCACGATCACCGACCTTACGGGTGCCGAGACGTTCGCCCGCTGGTCCGGAGGTATGGTCGTCGACGCGGACCGAGAGGAGAGCTCACCGTACGCCGCCATGAAGGCCGCCAGGCGCGCCGCCGAGGAAGCCATGGAGAAGGGTATCACCGCGGTCCACGTGAAGGTGCGCGCACCCGGTGGTCACGGTCCTAAGACGCCCGGACCGGGCGCCCAGGCTGCCATCCGAGCTCTAGCCCGTGCAGGCCTGAAGATCGGACGGATCGAGGACGTCACGCCGATCCCGCACGACGGTACCAGGAGGCCCGGAGGTAAGAGAGGACGCAGGGTATGAGTCCCTTGCGCGTCCGTCTCTACGACTACCGGAAAGCCGACGTCGAGCGCGCCACGTTCATCATCGAGGAAACGTCCGCGGAGTTCGTCAATACTATCCGCCGCGCCCTTTACACACTCGTTCCCACCTTACGCATCGAGGAGGTCATCATCTACGAGAACGACACACCGATGTACGACGAAATGCTGGCCCATCGACTGGGACTGATACCGCTGCGTGTCGACGACATCGACCAGTTCGAGTTGCCCGACCTGTGCGACTGCGGTGGGAAAGGTTGCGAGAAGTGTCAGGTACGGGCGGAGCTCGAAGTAGAAGGGCCCACCAAAGTCTACGCTCGGGATCTGAAGTTCGATCATCCTGATGTGGAACCGGCCTTCCCTGATACGCTTATCACCGAGGTCGGGGAGGACCAACGGATCAGGCTCGAAGTTATCGCCGTACCCGGTCTGGGCCTCGAACACGCGAAGTGGAAGCCGGTGAGCGCAGTCGGGTACAAAGGCCTCCCCGAGCTCGAGATCGACGAGGATAAACTCAAGGAAAAGAAGATCACGTACGAGTGTCCCCAGGGTATTATCAGGATCGAGAACGGCGAAGTAGTCCATATCGATGAGGATCGTCTCCCCGAGTGTCGGATGTACAAGGAGTACGAGCGCGAGACCGATGGGGCCGTTCGTGTCCGTCTCCGTGATGACGCCTTCGTGTTCAACGTTGAGACCGACGGCTCGATGTCGCTCGACACCGCGATCTTGAAAGCTCTCGACGCGATCGAGCACAAGCTCGAGTCTCTGAAGAAGAACTTGCAGAAGGAGGTGAGCGGAGAATGACTTGGGCGCCCACCGGACCCACTAACGTGGAACTAAGGAAACTGATCCGTGACCTGAAGAAGGCGGCATGTGAGTACAACGCGCCAGTCTGGCGAGATGTGGCGGAACGCCTGTCCAGACCCAGGAGACAGCGAGCTGAAGTTAACGTCGGAAAGCTCGACGGACTAGCCCGCCGAGGTGTCATCCAGGAGGAAGAGACCGTTCTAGTACCGGGTAAGGTGTTGGGTGACGGAGTGATCACCCAGCCCCTACGAGTGGCCGCATGGAGATTCAGTAGGACCGCCAGGATGAAGATCGAAGCCGCCGGCGGAGAATGTCTGACGATCCGTGAGCTACTCGAGGAGAACCCAGAGGGATCGTACATTCGGATCATCGAGTAAGGGGGAAAGGAAGCTTGGTCGAGTACGCCCACTCGAAACCTGTCGACCCGGAAGAGTGGACCGTTATCGATGCCGAAAACGCCGTGCTCGGTCGCCTAGCCAGCGTGGTGGCGAAGAGGATCCTCAAAGGCGAGAGGATCGCCGTCATCAACACTGAAAAAGCCATCATCACCGGCAAGAAGAACACCATCAAAGAGGAGTGGCTGCAGAAAATCCAGCGAGGTGACCCGAAGAAGGGTCCGTTTTACCCGAGGAGACCCGATCTGATCTTCCGCCGGGTAGTCCGCGGCATGCTCCCGTGGAAGACCAAGCGCGGGCGTGAAGCCTTCAAGCGGCTTCGCGCGTATATCGGTACACCGAGATGGGTCGAGGAGGCGAACATCGAGCCCGAGCGGGTTGCCGAGGCTGACATGAGTCGGTTGGGACACCTCTGGTACGTAACTCTCGGCGAGCTCTCGGAGGAGCTCGGTTACCAGATGCCGGGGGGCCAGTAAATGGGTAGGGTCGTCCAGACCACAGGTAAGAGGAAGACCGCCATCGCCCGGGCCGTCATCCGGGAGGGTGAAGGTAGGGTCCGCGTGAACAAGCGGCCGGTGAACATCATCGAACCTGAGATGGCCCGGATGAAGATCATGGAGCCACTCATCATCGCGGGTGAGGACATCGTCAGTCAGGTCGACATCGACGTGAAGGTTCAGGGAGGCGGATGGATGAGCCAAGCCGAGGCTGCCCGTATCGCCATTGCCCGAGGCCTCGTCGAGTGGACCGGTGACCCGGACCTACGGGATGCTTACATGGCCTACGACCGCCACATGCTGAAAGGTGACCCGCGCCGTAAGGAGCCGAAGAAGTTCGGTGGCCGCGGTGCCAGGGCACGGAGACAGAAGAGCTACCGTTAAGGCGGGTGTCCACGGATGATCATACCGATCAGGTGCTTCACCTGTGGGCGCCCCATCGCCCACCTATGGGAGAAGTACGTGGAGTTGATCGAAGAGGAGGGAATGGAACCCGGGGAGGCACTGGACGAGCTAGGCGTAGATCGGTACTGTTGCAGGAGGATGTTCCTGTCCCACGTCGACCTGCTCGAGGAATCCCTCCCCTACACGCCACCCCGGCTCGGAATGCCCCGCTAAATTCTTAAACACGATCTTCTGGGAGTCCTCCGGTCCACGTCAAGGGGCCGTGGGGTAGCCTGGTCTATCCTCCGCGGCTGGGGAGCCGCGGCCCGGAGGCCGCGGGACCCCGGTTCAAATCCGGGCGGCCCCACCCCCCAATTGTTACGTTAACCGTAACGATGTTGGCGAGTCGATTCGGCTTTAGGACTCTTGTGCACAACGATACCGCACACCGGTTACGAACGGGATAATACCCTCAAGCCCACGGCGGGATCGACGGGTGCAGGGGGTGAGACCACATGCGAGCCGTAGCTACACTCCTGACCTGCATGCTGGCCCTAACCGGAGCCGCGTCTGCGGGTAAGTACTTCGAAGTAACCCAGACGCCGGTCGTCGTCAGCCTGCAGGGAGTTCCGCTTTCCGACGTCCGAGTGAAGTTCACCGATGAAGGTAAGCAGGTAGTAGAGAACATACTGTCAGGACTGAAGGTGAAAGTCGACAGCGAGGAGGTTCAGGTGACCAACGTCGCCCGCAAGATCGCTGAGGCGCGCGAGGGCAACATCACTAACGAGGAGTACGTAGTAGGAGCCCTAGGATATGAAGTGCCTGAGGGCAAGTACTTCGTAGGTTACCTCCAGGTTAAGAGCGGCGAAGGTGAGACGAAGAAGTACGTCGTACGTTACGAGGAGGAGCAGAAAGCCGTGATCAAGTCCGCGCCAGGGTTCGGCAGCTTCACCGCGACTGTGGTCCAGGTTCTAGGTGAGTACGACGATAAGGGTCTACCGCTGATGACACCATCGATCGATCCGACGGAGGTGAAGGATGAGGTTCTACTGTGCCTGCCGGTGATCAAGGAGATCACCCTGAAGCCGGCAGTGCTCCAAATGGACTGGTACAAGATACTGGAGAAGGCGGAGCCGGGTAAGGTGTTCGTGAAGCTGGCCCAGGTACACGCGCACGGTGAGGGCGATAAGATAGAGGTGATATACGCGCCGACGAAGGTGGACGCCCTACAGCTGCTGGTGAGCGGTGAGGAGCCGCTGATACCGACCCAGGAGGATATGGTATCGACGATCGTGGATCCGTACATGGAAGAGCTCGAAGCCGTAGTGGACACGAAAATCGACGAGTTCCTGAAGCCGATCCAGGAGAAGGTTCAGGGTAACCCGGCTCTCGAGATCCTGACCGAGAGGTTCCTGCCGACGTTCCTGAAGACGCTGGCCGGGAAACAGATCCTCAGAGTGAAGGAGACCATCGTAAGCGCCTTGATGCCGCACACCCAGTACGTCAGGACGTTCCTAGTGGGTCTGTACATGTCGCAGTACCCGGACGGGGTGAACGTGAACACGTTGATGGCGCGCAAGGCCGCGTACGAGTCGCCGATGTACGAGATCCTGGTGTCGGCCGTCAAGACATCTTACGATATGATGCTGGAGTCACTGAAGAGCACGCTATCGAACATCATCGACAGTATCGTCGACCAGTACGCGGACGAGATCGCCGAGATGGTGGGCACGACGACCGAGGACGTCAAGCAGACCGTCGAGAAGCTCACGGTAGGCGTCCTGAAGGACCTGCTGACGGGCGACTACGTGGACTACCTCATCAAACTGGTAGCACTGAACGTGCTCACGAGCATGGGCTCCATGGGTATTCTCTAGCCCCAACCGCCTTTTTCGTGCCTAACGTTAGCGTTCTCGTAACAATTGGGCGGCAGCTTCATTTACCCAGCGCGACGCCACACCTGTAGCGGCACGGCCGAAGGACCGGTGAGGTCACGGGTGTTCCGATGAGCCGGTGCTCCGGGCCCCCGGTACATCCGACGGCGGCGTCGGGAGGTAGGTGGTGAGAATCACCTCCGATGACCTCCCGCCCTCCAGCCGGGGGCACAATCGTTACTTCTTCAACCGCGAGCCGTTTAAGGTTCCATACACGTCGCGTTGGAGGGCCTCCGTGTCGTCCTTCGCGAACAGGGACGTAATCTCCGTCCGGGATTTCACCCGGAAAGAGCTGGAGGAGCTACTAAGTCACGCGGAAGAGATGGAACGCGTGTACGAACGCGGCGGAGACGACAGACTTTCCGGCAAGATCCTAGCCACTCTCTTCTTCTCTCCTAGCACGAGGACCCGACTCTCGTTCGAAAGTGCCATGCACCGACTCGGCGGTGACGTGATCTCATTGGGCGGCAAAGAGGCGGCATCGACGGCTAAGGGTGAAAATCTCGCGGACACCGTCCGCACCGTCGAGCACTACTGCGACGTTATCGTGTTGCGGCACCCGAAGGAGGGTGCCGCCCGGCTCGCCGCGGAACTTACCGACGTCCCCGTGATCAACGCGGGCGACGGCGCCAACCAACACCCGACGCAGACGTTCCTAGACCTCTATACGATCATGAAGGAGAAGGGACGTATCGGAGGACTCAGAATCGGGCTGTTGGGAGACCTCAAATACGGACGAACCGTCCACTCGCTGGCGTACGCTCTCGCACTGTTCGGCGCGAAAATCCACCTGATATCACCGGAGGAACTCCGGATGCCCTCTCACATATTGGAAGAGCTCGAGCAGATAGGCGCGGAGGTCGAGGAACACCGAGACCTAGAGGAGATCCTACCCGACTTGGACGTACTCTACGTGACCAGGATTCAGCGCGAGATGTTTCCGGACCCGGAGGAGTTCGAGCGCGTGAAAGGTAGCTACAAGGTGACGAGGGAACTCATCGAAGAACACGCGCGGAGCGATCTGGTAATCCTGCACCCACTCCCCAGGGTGGATGAGATCGAGCCCGATGTGGACGAACTACCGCAGGCCCGCTACTTCGATCAGGTTCGTAACGGTGTGATCGTACGGATGGCACTCCTCGACCTCATCCTCGGGGGCGGGTGATCGTGGCCCTCAAAGTGAAGAGAATCGAAATGGGTACCGTCCTCGACCACCTGCCGCCGGGTACCGCCCCCCAGATTATGCGTATCCTGGACATCGATCCGACCGAGACTACCCTGCTCGTCGCCATAAACGTGGAGAGCTCGAAGATGGGTCGCAAGGACATACTGAAGATCGAAGGGAAGATCCTGAGCGAGGAGGAGGCGAACAAGGTCGCGCTCGTGGCCCCTAACGCCACAGTCAACATCGTTCGAGACTATTCCGTGGCCGAGAAGTTCCAGGTCAAACCACCCGAGAGGGTGGAAGGGTTCCTCCGCTGCCCCAACCCCAACTGCATCACGAACGACGAAAGGGAACCTGTGGACACTGTCTTCGTTAGGGAGTCCAAAAAGCCGCTGGAGTACCGCTGTCGGTACTGCGAGCGTACCGTCCGGGAGGATCAGATCCGTGAGCTGATACGCCCTAGCTAGTCTCCGGGACCAGTTAATGCGATAAAGACGAGGGGGTGAGTGAAAGTCGGGATACCCGCCATCATACAACCTGATGGGTAGGTGATACATTGTCCGATCCGAGGTTCAGCTACTTCCGGACCTTCCGGGAAGTCGTCAGGCAGAAGAGTTTCTCGAAAGCCGCGGAAGCGCTCGGAATAACTCAAGGGACCGTCAGTAATCAAATCGCCTCACTAGAGCGGTTCTTCGACGCACGTCTCTTCGTCCGAACACCGGAAGGTGTCGAACTGACCGAAGAGGGCGAAATAGCCCTCGAAGCGATCGAGACAGTCCTGGACGCCGTAGAACGCGCCAAGGACAAGATCGCCGCTGTATCCAAGGAACCTTCGGGCAAGGTCCGCGTCTCGACCAGTACGGTACCCGGCGGATACCTACTTCCCGGCAGTGTCAAAGAGTTCCGCTCTGAGTACCCGAAGGTCGACGTGATAATCCGCGTGTGTGACTCACGCGAGGCGACCGAGCACGTGCTCAGCGGCGATGCCGACGTAGCGATAGTGGGAACCGACGCGTTCGTGACCAGGAAGAGCGTCGAGGTCGTACCGATAGCCTCCGAGGAACTCGTCGTAATCCTCCCGCCGGATCACGAGCTCGCCGATGCCATGGAGGTCAGTATCGACGATATCGTGGGCGAACCCTACGTCAACCGTGAGTCCGGTTCCGGAACCAGGAGGGAGGTAGAGAAGTACCTCAAGAGTCACGGGCTAGGGTTCGAGGATTTCAAGATCGTGGAGGAGGTGGGTAGCACCGAGGCCGTAATCACCTCGGTATCTCAGGGCGCTGGTATCAGCATCATCTCGGAGCGGGCCGCCAAGCGTGCCGAATCCGCCGGTCTGATCCGGATCGCCCGCCTCGAGGATAGACCCCGTAGGTTCTTCTACGCCCTCAAGTCGGACAAACCGCTCCACGCCAGCGCCACGGAGGCGTTCTGGGAGTTCCTCCTCAGCGAGTTCCGTGGAAAAAGTTAGCGAGGTACCTGGCTCGAGTCTTCAACGCCTCAAGAGGATCCTCGAACCCGTGTGAAGGTAATCCCCCTCCCTCGTAGTCAGGTTTCACGGGTGTCCCGCGTTCCGAGACCTTCACCCCGAGGTCCCAACACAGTTCTTTCACGAACCGTTTCTCGGAGCACACGGTGCCCTTCAGGGGAGCGAACTCCGACCACACCTTCAGAACCGAGACGGTGAACCGCACGAGGTCCTTCACGCCGGATCCGGACAGTACCCCGACCCTAAGTCCGGTCTTCAGCGCCTCGGAGAAGGAGGCTACCGATCCGGGGACCACGTGCTCGGCCCGGTATTCCACCCCCGGATCGAGTAGATCCCAAGAGACCACCAGGATATCCGCCTTGGTCCTTCGAAGGACCTCGGGATTGGGATCGACCACGTCGACGTCGAGGCTCAGACGCTCCAGTAATCTGGCGTAGTACGGCGTCGCCACGACCCTCAACGTTCCTCGACCTCCTCCAGGATCTTTAAATCGTGTAACAGGCGATCG contains these protein-coding regions:
- a CDS encoding DUF749 domain-containing protein, which gives rise to MFVAKYLGSARYSELDEELKDFARLKAHLAGVDLNRDPELMIFNVEGTSSYYIVFLEEVESEEDVERLLREDMGAELSRDSKASVRRVLNR
- a CDS encoding DUF2096 family protein; this encodes MSELRARGEEVPGEVLENLRTARVILHHYEFDPHTSARTLGKAHKYLDRAQRALARICESHPDLLDKLVEWPKRVKELAARFREDTARSKFEPMPNRPVPRAGDGFARVRLPEPIEVERLQDVCEFAGVIVEMKEVDVVEVFGDRDRVGTALKELRELPESWKKMLEKRKSNE
- a CDS encoding metallophosphoesterase yields the protein MIGIATADFHGDVEKAEQVAEKAADEDADVIFVAGDVSDFNLEDPAQVAEEIVDVLKEHGQEIMAVPGNCDTPEVVRVLDTSGVSVHLKVKHIGRYDVVGMGGSNPTPFDTPLEFEEDVIESRLRELMNSTDEPVILLTHAPPKDTAVDKVEAGDHVGSEAIRKIVEEFQPKLHICAHIHEAAGEDELGNTRVINPGPGGTVVVEL
- a CDS encoding HD domain-containing protein, which gives rise to MKVNPKFPWEREVIEFVRTEMSEVSPSHDFEHVKRVVGLCEFIRRKEGGDPEILRAAAWLHDIGRPAEERSGEDHAEVSAEIAEDLLPRVGFPSDKLGEVTHAIRAHRFSTGPEPQTLEAKILQDADNLDALGAMGIARCFCAVGERGTSLESGVEHFHEKLLRLPELMHTETARRLAEERRRRMVLFLEWLEKEWRMRS
- a CDS encoding 30S ribosomal protein S13, which translates into the protein MADDEVKPIVRIADVDLDGHKKVPYALTGIKGIGIRMAYAICRELGLDEEKKLGELSDEEIERIEEEIKKLSEGESNIPSWMYNRQKDYETGEDMHLVGAELEMTVKQDIDRLKKIRAYRGIRHELGLPVRGQRTKSSFRRGRTVGVKKKQ
- a CDS encoding 30S ribosomal protein S4, encoding MGDPKRPRKKYETPRHPWEAERLEYERKLMRKYGLRRKKELWRHQTQLKRWRERAKELMARTDPEAQREREALFRKLYDLGILDKKPEEATLDDILRLTVEDVLERRLQTIVYRKGLAKTPLQARQLVVHRHIAIGDRIVTVPSYLVSREEEEEVDYSPYSPLKDEDHPIRCEARGESPEETAAEE
- a CDS encoding 30S ribosomal protein S11, which gives rise to MAEKEGKKEKKERWGIAHIYASFNNTIITITDLTGAETFARWSGGMVVDADREESSPYAAMKAARRAAEEAMEKGITAVHVKVRAPGGHGPKTPGPGAQAAIRALARAGLKIGRIEDVTPIPHDGTRRPGGKRGRRV
- a CDS encoding DNA-directed RNA polymerase subunit D; this encodes MRVRLYDYRKADVERATFIIEETSAEFVNTIRRALYTLVPTLRIEEVIIYENDTPMYDEMLAHRLGLIPLRVDDIDQFELPDLCDCGGKGCEKCQVRAELEVEGPTKVYARDLKFDHPDVEPAFPDTLITEVGEDQRIRLEVIAVPGLGLEHAKWKPVSAVGYKGLPELEIDEDKLKEKKITYECPQGIIRIENGEVVHIDEDRLPECRMYKEYERETDGAVRVRLRDDAFVFNVETDGSMSLDTAILKALDAIEHKLESLKKNLQKEVSGE
- a CDS encoding 50S ribosomal protein L18e encodes the protein MTWAPTGPTNVELRKLIRDLKKAACEYNAPVWRDVAERLSRPRRQRAEVNVGKLDGLARRGVIQEEETVLVPGKVLGDGVITQPLRVAAWRFSRTARMKIEAAGGECLTIRELLEENPEGSYIRIIE
- a CDS encoding 50S ribosomal protein L13 gives rise to the protein MVEYAHSKPVDPEEWTVIDAENAVLGRLASVVAKRILKGERIAVINTEKAIITGKKNTIKEEWLQKIQRGDPKKGPFYPRRPDLIFRRVVRGMLPWKTKRGREAFKRLRAYIGTPRWVEEANIEPERVAEADMSRLGHLWYVTLGELSEELGYQMPGGQ
- a CDS encoding 30S ribosomal protein S9, which translates into the protein MGRVVQTTGKRKTAIARAVIREGEGRVRVNKRPVNIIEPEMARMKIMEPLIIAGEDIVSQVDIDVKVQGGGWMSQAEAARIAIARGLVEWTGDPDLRDAYMAYDRHMLKGDPRRKEPKKFGGRGARARRQKSYR
- a CDS encoding DNA-directed RNA polymerase subunit N; translation: MIIPIRCFTCGRPIAHLWEKYVELIEEEGMEPGEALDELGVDRYCCRRMFLSHVDLLEESLPYTPPRLGMPR
- the pyrB gene encoding aspartate carbamoyltransferase, which encodes MSSFANRDVISVRDFTRKELEELLSHAEEMERVYERGGDDRLSGKILATLFFSPSTRTRLSFESAMHRLGGDVISLGGKEAASTAKGENLADTVRTVEHYCDVIVLRHPKEGAARLAAELTDVPVINAGDGANQHPTQTFLDLYTIMKEKGRIGGLRIGLLGDLKYGRTVHSLAYALALFGAKIHLISPEELRMPSHILEELEQIGAEVEEHRDLEEILPDLDVLYVTRIQREMFPDPEEFERVKGSYKVTRELIEEHARSDLVILHPLPRVDEIEPDVDELPQARYFDQVRNGVIVRMALLDLILGGG
- the pyrI gene encoding aspartate carbamoyltransferase regulatory subunit; its protein translation is MVALKVKRIEMGTVLDHLPPGTAPQIMRILDIDPTETTLLVAINVESSKMGRKDILKIEGKILSEEEANKVALVAPNATVNIVRDYSVAEKFQVKPPERVEGFLRCPNPNCITNDEREPVDTVFVRESKKPLEYRCRYCERTVREDQIRELIRPS
- a CDS encoding selenium metabolism-associated LysR family transcriptional regulator produces the protein MSDPRFSYFRTFREVVRQKSFSKAAEALGITQGTVSNQIASLERFFDARLFVRTPEGVELTEEGEIALEAIETVLDAVERAKDKIAAVSKEPSGKVRVSTSTVPGGYLLPGSVKEFRSEYPKVDVIIRVCDSREATEHVLSGDADVAIVGTDAFVTRKSVEVVPIASEELVVILPPDHELADAMEVSIDDIVGEPYVNRESGSGTRREVEKYLKSHGLGFEDFKIVEEVGSTEAVITSVSQGAGISIISERAAKRAESAGLIRIARLEDRPRRFFYALKSDKPLHASATEAFWEFLLSEFRGKS